TAACCACAGCGGATGACAAGGGAAACCCCGAGCTTGGTAATCACATTGAAATTCGGCTCGGTGACTTCTCCAAGATGTGGGTAGGGCACCCCGATAAGAATATCGACCTGGCCGCGATACCGATCGCGCCGTTATTGCATGAGGCTGAAGAACGAAAGGTAAGGTTCTTTTATGTAATGCTTGATGAAACCCTGATCGCGGACCAGAAACTCCTTAGTTCGCTTCCAGCCATGGAAGAGATCATTATGATCGGTTACCCAAACGGAATTTGGGATGCAGAGCACAATTTGCCGGTTATAAGGAAAGGGATTACAGCAACACATCCTCGTCTGCCGCTGAATGGAAAGCCTGAGTTCTTGATTGATGCTGCATGTTTCCCAGGTTCAAGTGGATCGCCAGTATTCCTTGCAAACATAGGTAGCTTTGTTAATCCGGAAGGAGCATTGTGTGCCGGAAATCGAATTGCACTCTTAGGCATCCTGTATGCAGGTCCTCAGCATACAGCTGAA
Above is a genomic segment from Alkalispirochaeta americana containing:
- a CDS encoding S1 family peptidase, with product MAQHKHPIEQLIHSTARIECLTPDGVSSGSGFFYAFLRTEEKHVPCIVTNKHVVDGATEGKIHLTTADDKGNPELGNHIEIRLGDFSKMWVGHPDKNIDLAAIPIAPLLHEAEERKVRFFYVMLDETLIADQKLLSSLPAMEEIIMIGYPNGIWDAEHNLPVIRKGITATHPRLPLNGKPEFLIDAACFPGSSGSPVFLANIGSFVNPEGALCAGNRIALLGILYAGPQHTAEGEIEVVEIPTASKPISRFRIPNNLGLVIEASQLQAFDSVFQEKMQ